The proteins below are encoded in one region of Toxoplasma gondii ME49 chromosome IV, whole genome shotgun sequence:
- a CDS encoding dense granule protein GRA11 (encoded by transcript TGME49_237800~Signal peptide predicted by SignalP 2.0 HMM (probability 0.989) with cleavage site probability 0.440 at residue 24~Predicted trans-membrane domain (TMHMM2.0):188-211:281-299), producing the protein MSHRMASRSRLLFAAFCAGGVLLGAGPPAARQSAFTVASTVAGGETGYTSSSEVESPENVGGHEGGDSFQSAPNGVPVDGVEEDGRSTLISANRSRSTHAVSAARKGSRSRLLLPAALLSALALSGLIGSSMMKKTAEETDETKVASPATGTQQIQKKVAQPEDAKVAQPDDDQVARDALRARRRRQQAAVLMAALVAAAAYGMYSSLSGYEDAGSLSSPESASPELDTLIMQQGTQFAEQLEALHEMPVGAASEGSAEQSSLSHLLAEVVDALQQPSLQNILLGGASAAGLGLLGAAAARRRRRQAQPDTPAPPPASEEQVESAEEAPEKLDEALETHPEDTQKAAPFALLGAPEERESSPETHPAASEESEQAPMPLPPAPEELDQPPMPLPPAPEDFDQAPMPVPEAPEEFDQAPMPLPQAPEELEQAPASHPEEAEQEVPERKTDAGSEPEKDPETNLLEEEDELKP; encoded by the coding sequence ATGTCCCACCGCATGGCATCCAGATCTAGGCTGCTTTTTGCAGCTTTTTGTGCGGGCGGTGTGCTCCTCGGGGCCGGGCCGCCTGCCGCGCGGCAGAGTGCCTTCACCGTCGCCAGCACGGTAGCTGGTGGAGAGACGGGATATACCAGCAGTTCGGAAGTCGAGTCTCCGGAAAATGTGGGAGGTCATGAGGGCGGCGACAGCTTTCAAAGTGCACCTAATGGCGTCCCAGTTGATGGTGTAGAGGAGGATGGCCGTTCGACGTTGATCTCGGCTAACCGCAGCAGAAGTACTCACGCCGTGTCGGCCGCGCGCAAGGGATCCAGAAgccgtcttctgcttcccgcagccctcctttctgctttgGCTTTGAGTGGATTGATTGGCTCCTCCATGATGAAAAAGACCgccgaggaaacagacgagacaAAAGTGGCCTCTCCTGCTACAGGCACACAGCAAATTCAAAAGAAAGTGGCACAGCCAGAGGACGCGAAAGTCGCACAGCCGGACGACGATCAAGTCGCACGAGACGCCTTGCGAGCCAGGCGGCGTCGCCAGCAGGCCGCAGTGTTGATGGCAGCACTGGTAGCGGCTGCTGCCTACGGTATGTACTCGTCCTTGTCAGGCTATGAGGATGCaggctctctctcgtcgccggAGTCTGCATCTCCAGAACTGGATACGTTGATCATGCAGCAGGGAACGCAATTCGCTGAACAGCTGGAGGCGTTGCACGAGATGCCAGTGGGAGCGGCAAGTGAAGGCTCCGCTGAGCAATCGTCACTCAGTCATCTGCTCGCTGAAGTTGTGGACGCGCTTCAGCAACCTTCCCTGCAGAATATCTTGCTCGGGGGAGCGTCAGCTGCTGGCTTGGGGCTTCTgggtgctgctgctgctcgacGGCGCAGAAGACAGGCACAGCCAGACACCCCAGCGCCACCCCCTGCTAGTGAGGAACAAGTGGAGAGTGCGGAGGAAGCCCCAGAAAAACTCGATGAGGCTCTCGAGACACACCCCGAGGACACGCAAAAGGCGGCGCCTTTTGCACTACTTGGCGCACCCGAAGAACGAGAGTCGTCTCCCGAGACGCATCCCGCGGCATCCGAAGAATCCGAGCAGGCTCCTATGCCACTGCCCCCGGCCCCCGAAGAACTTGACCAGCCTCCTATGCCACTGCCCCCGGCCCCCGAAGACTTTGACCAGGCTCCTATGCCAGTGCCCGAAGCACCCGAAGAATTTGACCAGGCTCCCATGCCACTGCCGCAGGCACCCGAAGAACTCGAGCAGGCTCCCGCTTCACACCCCGAGGAGGCGGAGCAGGAGGTGCCTGAGAGAAAAACTGACGCAGGAAGTGAACCTGAGAAGGATCCCGAAACAAACTTGttagaggaagaggacgagttGAAGCCATAA
- a CDS encoding hypothetical protein (encoded by transcript TGME49_237810): MKKAEEEGIGGSHLADSKRDMNRIKADLKELEKALQIQPAGLVSGQDVLRQEDVSALSRQIKQVEAKLAELEASAAPFPPADGGEAEEQGKRLPAASGAVLRLQKVAAMLESAETALEASVTFYKEHVERVGKGLPKEGEMADAALLQTLQAEVECRRRLSARAIQVFRSINHSRRDVRNLENRQ; this comes from the coding sequence atgaagaaggcagaagaggagggtATTGGTGGTAGTCATTTGGCCGACAGTAAGAGAGACATGAATCGAATCAAGGCTGACCTCAAGGAGCTTGAGAAGGCGTTGCAGATACAACCAGCGGGTCTGGTGTCGGGGCAGGATGTTCTTAGACAAGAGGATGTCAGCGCCTTGAGCCGCCAAATCAAGCAGGTCGAGGCGAAGCTCGCGGAGCTGGAGGCGTCAGCAGCGCCGTTCCCTCCCGCAGATGgcggagaagcggaagagcaGGGAAAGAGGCTTCCAGCAGCGAGTGGTGCCGTGCTGAGACTGCAGAAGGTGGCGGCTATGCTTGAGTCCGCAGAAACCGCGCTGGAAGCTAGCGTTACGTTCTACAAGGAACACGTTGAAAGAGTTGGGAAGGGTCTACCCAAAGAGGGCGAGATGGCGGATGCTGCTTTATTACAGACGCTGCAGGCCGAAGTTGAGTGTCGACGTCGACTGTCTGCGCGTGCTATACAGGTCTTCCGGAGCATCAACCATTCTAGACGAGATGTGAGAAACCTGGAGAATCGCCAGTAG